TCCGGCTTTAATGGCACAAGCAATAGATCCCGAATCACGCTGAATTCTTTCTGGGCGATTTCTACGGTACTTTCTGTCATAGTTTGGTCTCCTCAGTTTATTATAAACCGTTAAGCGGCCTGCAAAGCGCCGCCAAGTCTTAGCATCCATTGTTCCTGTAACTTTATTGTCTCAGTTGTACGGTCAACCGATGTCGCTTTCCGCAAGCCCGTAAGAGCTAACAGACGCAAAGCCTCAGTCCAGATCCAGTGCATTGAGGTATACAGCGCAGCGCCAAGCTGTTGTTCCAGTGCCAGAAGCGTTTCCGGTTTTACACGCTCGGGATTGATCAGGGCAACAAGCGGACGTCCACCGAAAGACCGCATGGGCTTACGCAGCGTGATATTGACAATACTCGGAAGCAGAGGCACAGATTCCCTGAGTAACTGTCCGGATGTACCACCTGATGCTCTCTGCAGAGGATATTGTTGAGTCCAGGCAAGGGCAAGGTCATCCCAGGGACCTGCTCCATAGAACTGCCGGCACATCTCCACACCAAGCAGTACTCGAAGGTAGCCTACGGGATGCGGGTCGCCCGGAGGGTATCGAAAAACTATTGACTCTCCCCCGTCCACCACATCGTATAAAGAAGCCACACTTGCATAGCCGGTGTGTACAAAAGAAAAAGCGTCTGCAGCAATTTCCGACGCCCAGCTTCTCCATGCCTCTGCAACTCCCGCTGGTGCATCGGTAAGACCGGCTGCAAGAGCCGCGGAAAGTTCTTCACTCCAGCCTGTGATATGTGCTACTTGATGCCCAGCCTCATGAATCAGAGCAGTCGGACGGTGTAAGTTATGCCGGGTTATTTTGATGGCTGCAACCGGGTTTAAACTGGTCTCGTCCCAGAGGCGCAGACCGGCTTTCAGAATCGAAGCTCCCAAGCCTTTATCAATATAGGTAAGTACTATCGGGGTCGGCTTTCCAAGCTGATCGAGAATTTGAGCCATACTCCGGTGTGCAAGAGTATCACAGGCTCTTAGAAGACCTGCCATTTTCGTACTTGTGCGGGTGCTAATTGCATCAGCATAAAAGTCCAGTGTCGCCTCAACGCGCAGGTATCGCTTGCGAAAGGTCAGTAATTGACGCCTTACGGTCAATATATCGGCTGTAGAGGAGGCTGAGTTAAGGGAAGTTTGCAAGAAAGTGGCTTCGCGTTTTAATTTCTCTACTACCATGGTTAGATGCTGCCGAATTGACAAACCAAGATAGCGCTCGAGGCTATTCCACGCAGAAGGCGATGCCAGATCATCCAGATCTTGAAGCCGCATTGCAGCGGCAGTCCAGTGAGCTACCTGACGGGCGAGCTGAGTCCTGACCGCAGTATTTGGATCACTCATGCGCGTACCCCGGAGTAACTCTTATTTTCACAGTTGGTGTGCCATCTGACATTTTCAGGCTGGGAAGAGAGAGGCTTTTTTCTTTTAGAGCTTGACGAAGTTGTGGGAACCCTGGCGGATTTTCAACGATAACTACGAACGTCACACCATCAGCGGTGTCTGAGGCAGCCTGGATGAATGCCTCTGAATGTTGCTTCAGATGGTCTGAAATCCCTTTAAGAACCCACTCATTCAGCCTGCCCAGGAGAATCCTCGGAACCAGAGAAGGCAGCCGCTGGAAGACACTTGACCATTGATCCGGTGTTACGGCTTCGTGAATTATTTTCAGCCGCCCAGACGAACCTGAGAGTGCGCGGTGTAACCCACGTTTAATAGGTCTTTGCAAGCGGGCTGTAACTGTGCCAATGTGTGTATGCTGTCGAAGCTTCACGGCAATCTCTTGAGCGCGGATCTCACTCAGGAAGAGTCGAACCTCTATTTCGTTCCTGGGAAAGTTGAGAATAACCTTTACGCTTGTTGCACGGCGCATTTTAACCTGTCCTGGCGCCGCTGGAGTCATGAGAGGGCGCTTCCCGGGAATTTCAAGATAGTAAAACCGCTGCCCAACTGTGGTAGAGTAAGAGTCAATGAGATACCTGGGGTCTACATCCCTACCCAACTCCGGTTCCCCTAGCAGAAGTCCTGCTGCATCCGTTGTTAGTGGATGGAGTTGCTCATAAGCATCCTGAGTATCCAATCCAGTACTGTTTTCCTCCAGTCGGGAGATATCTGTCAGGCGTGTACCTGGAATGCTTTCATAAAGATGAACAATTGCCTCGAATTCTTCACCGGGCGCAACTCCAAGTTTTTCTTCCAGGAACTCCTCAAGAGAGATCCCCTCAAAGGTCTCGATAGCCGAAACTTTATGTGGTGAAAGCCTGGTCGGAATTTTGCGACTGAACTTTTTATACCGTTTCCTTCTCCCAGAAGGCATTGTGATCCAGGTGCCACGGAGTTTCCTTGCTTCTCCAAGGTCAGGGCGCTTTTGATAAATTTCCTCAGGAAGAACCTGTGGGAGATTTGTAGCTGCAGCCTGTTCAAAGGCTTCCAGCACAAAGCCTTCGAGAAGTTCCTGGTCATTAAGAATATAATCTGGGAGTTCAGCCACACGACGCACAGTTTCCTCAATGGTAGCAGCCACAGCCGAAGAAGCAGCACGCGACTCGTCTTCATATGTTGCTTCCAGATGGATGAGGCGCAAACCAGCATCTACAATAGCCTGTGAGAGTGCAGGGGTATGCTGAGGACCGACGAATTTCTGTATGAGCTTGCCCAGAAATTTAGCCAGAAAATCCACGACTTTTTTACGCCCAATGAGTCTGATTCCAACCTTTAGGGCTGGAAGAATGGCTGGGATAAAATTCTCAACGTATGGAGTGGGATCTTCTCCTTCCTTCAGGTGTTGCAGCTTCTCAGCAAAATCGTTCCTGGCATTGTCCAGCTCAGCCAGAGAATAAATCTCAGGAGCCTGCTGTTCAGTCAGTGCTTGGGAAACTTCCAGTTCCTGCTCAACTTCAGTGTGGGCGAAAAGTACATTTGCAACATGCTGGTCGAATTCATATTGAATCAGTGAGATCTCTGAAAGCTCGGTGTCCTCTGGTACAGGATAATTACCTTCTTCAAATTCCTTCAAAAAAGGAAGGCGCTCAGCCAATTTCTTAGCCATGGGTTGGAGTTGAACGGGTAATTTTCCAATTGCGGTCTGAACAACTCGCTTAAGTAGTGGTTTGATAAGCGCCTTGAGCTTGTTGAGTATTGGCCCAAGACCCAGCTTGGCTGCAGCGCTGATTCCCTTTTTTGCAAGGTCTACAGCCTTGCCGGCGACTTTCTTTACGACCTTTTTAAGTTTTCCCAGAAAATTTTCAAAGTTGGGAGTGAATTCAATCGAAGGCTTATACCTATCAACGATTTCTCCAATTTCATACTCTGAAAGACTTTTAATATCTCGCTGGCAAAGTTCTGTTTCCAGGCTCCCAAGCATAGCCTCGGATTCTGTAATGAGTGGAGCAAAGTGCTGGTTGAGGAATCTTTCAGCTTCGTAGCCGATAATTCTAGGATCTCCGTTTTCATGTGTAAAGCGGACTTCATAAAGGGAAGCAGCCTCGCTTACCAGGCCGTATAGAGCTTCATTGAATTCCTCGTCGTAAAGTTCATTGAGAAATTGAATGTATTCTTCAGTCTCCGGATCAATCACGCCGCCGGTTTCTTCGGATTCGTAAATAGATAAAAATGGGGTGCTGGGAGGGGTTGAAGTCTCAAAGATTTCTTGAGTTACCTCCTCCACAGCGAAACTGCTGATGTTCAGGAACGGTGCTTGATTCTTCATATCATTACCTCTTCAGGTTTTCTCGTGACATTGCGAAGGTTTTTTCCCTCTTGCAAGCAATAGAGAGCATGAGCAGGCTGGAATCTGCACGATCTGTCCGAGAGAGCATGGGCAGGCTGGAATCTGCACGTTCTGTCTGTTACTGGTTCACATCGTAGGAAGAAAAGCTGGGTCAGTCTGATACAGTGCCTTTTTGATAACTTAACTTTTCTCAGGCGCACGCTGTCAAATCAGATCAACCCACAAACTTCTCGTATTTTTGGTGTTAAACTCTCGAGTAAAATATCTCTAAGGTTGACTGTCGGATTCTATTGTTTCCTTAGCTGGCGAGCTTGATGTCCATCTTATTTGAGTAACATTGTTAACCAATACACTTCAGCAGTGCAAAATGATCAGCCTCTAACTCTTCATGCTTTTGCGCGAATTTCACTGGCCGCGTTTTTCTCCTGTAAAAAGCAACAGCTAACAGAGCACAGAGGTCTTTAGTACTGGATTGCCAGAGTTTAGCATATCAGCCAATAACCCCACTCAAATTACATCAGCAATCACAAAATTACTTGAAGCAATTGTGAGATTATTAATGCCACATCCCTGACTAACAATATTTTTAATATTGACCCCTTATAGCGATTCAGTGAATTTACCCATGTCCCCGATTGTTCACTTTGTATAAGATAAATATTAATTTAATGTAATAGTATAAAACTATATTTGTATATAACTGTTATAAAATATATATTTTGAAGCCTGGTTTCCAGTTTTTCAGACACATGGTCCGTCGATGTCCTTATCTAAAATCAGTTAAAGAATGCTGATTTATCGGCTTATCAGTCTGATTATTGACTGCTGGAATAAACAAATTTGAGTTAATAAAAGCAGTTAAAAGAAATCAGTTAATTAGAATCTGCTCATCTGGATTTGCTCATTCAGGTTTATATAGATAGACGTAGATATTGTTTGCCCGGTTGAGCAGTTATAAAAGGCGAATCTATCCTTAAAAGGGGGAAGTCAGGTTAAAATTACCTGGCTTCCTCATTCTCTTCCCAGATCCCGAAGGGGTTATTTTCAGTATCCATGCAGATTGCAAGATATCCCATACCTGGCACAGCGGTTTTTGCCATGAGCGCCTTGCCTCCGAGTTTTTCAATTTTCGCAAGGTACTCATCCACTGAGGGGACACCTATAAAATTCGTAATTTTCTGTTCTGCACTTCCCCTTTTTCCAAGGCCTCCACCTGGCCCTCTTTTTCCTTCGAGATCCTCTGTGTCAATCAGGTAATATTCCATTGTTTCTATGGGCTTTTCAAATTTCCAGCCAAACAGTTTTGAGTAAAAGCTCTTTGCTCGCTCAAGATCGTCTGCTGGAATGTCAAAGTGGACTATTGTTGGCATTTGTATTCCCCAACATTACTGGACGTTGAAGAATATAGCTCTTGGGTACACAGGTACCTTAAAGGTTTTCCAGTAAAAACCCTGGAGAAAATATGTTTTAGCATAGAGTCTCAGTATCTCTTCCCTTATGAGTTGAAGCGAGTAATCGGATTTTTGCATACACAAACATGCAAATTTATTCTGTAATGCAAATTTATTCTGTATATATTTATATATTTCAGAATATGTTTGTTTGTTAAGCAAAATTCCAGAGGATAAAGCTATGTTTTAGTTCTTTATCTCTCGATTTTTAACTGGGGTTAGCTGATCGGTACCATACCTGTATCAGGTCAATGAAAAGTGATTCCATGGCAAATGAGTACACCCAGAATTTAAAGTGCGATTACCTCGATAAAAGAGCCGTTCTTAAAGGCGAGGTTGAGCGCCAGTTAATACACTTGTCGACAGGTGTAATTTTAATTCTTTTAATCCGGGCAGCCGGAGATATGGCTCTGGCTCTCCTGCTCTTTCTGCTTGCTTCTCATGTAGCTATCTCAGTAGCCATTCTCCTCGATAAGATCCCTCTTTCATTATCTGCTTCCCTGTGCAAGTGGGGAAGGGCTTCGAAGCAGACTATACCGCTTAAAGGGACTATTCTGCTTCTTTGCGGCATAACCCTCTCTTTTATATTATTCCCTGAGGAAATCGTGTATGCCTCGATTGCGATAGTTGCTTTCGGGGACTCGGTATCAACTGCTGCAGGCGTACTGGCAGGCAAGCATAAACTGCCATATTCGGGGAAAAAAACCGTAGAAGGAACCGTTTCAGGTATAATAGCAGCCTTTCTGGCGTCTTTGTTTTTTGTGACCCCTATTCAGGCTTTTGTCGGGGCTGCAGGTGGGATGCTGTTAGAAAGCGTTATAGGTTTGCAAACAATCCGACAATTTGACTCGCAAATGATATTCAGGTTTTTTTTTAACGATAATTTTTTAATTCCTCCGTTCTCAGGTCTGCTCATGTTTATTGTGGGTTTTCTTCAATGATAATCTTTTAATTCCTCTATTTTCAGCTGCTCATGTTTATTGTGGATTTAACAAACATCTGGGGAATTTCCCGGAGCATACTCTAGACTTATATTATATGAAATCAGTTTTTATAATAATGGAGGGCATTAAATTGGTAGTGGCAGGTATTTTAAGGATAGTTCTTGGATTGATCATCCTGCTGATTTTGGTATGGCTCTTGATGAGTTTACTTTGAATGGCAGGAGAGTAAAAATGGCTGAACCCCTGTTTTTAATTTTCTTCACAGGCTGGTTCTAACCGGATTTATTAGTTCGGAATACTCTGGAAAACAGGAATGATTAAAACGCCTGATTAGAGAATATAGTGAAAAACTTGAAATTTTCCATAAAGCAGACACAAATTTTTTTACTTCTGGCTGTTTTCCAGAAATTTTTCAGTTCTCTTTCCCTCAATCCATGCTGAACAGTACCAGAAGAAAAACTGAGTAAAAAGCCATTAAAACCCCTCCTTCCCACCTTTTTATTTCCCAGCCAGTGCTGATAAACACGAGGAGTAACACGCTTATCAAAATCATAACCGGAGTTGTAAAGAATAAACTAATTTGATCAACAGCTATAGGATAGATCAACCCTGTGAGTCCGAGAATTAAAAATACGTTTGCGATGTTTGAGCCTATAATATTACCAAGGGCTATACTTCCGAAACCCTGCTTTGCTGCAGTTGCTGTCACCACAAGCTCAGGGAGGGAAGTGCCCACTGCTACAAGAGTAGTACCTATTATGGTTTCGGGAATCCCAAGGAGCTCTG
The Methanosarcina thermophila TM-1 genome window above contains:
- a CDS encoding VOC family protein, encoding MPTIVHFDIPADDLERAKSFYSKLFGWKFEKPIETMEYYLIDTEDLEGKRGPGGGLGKRGSAEQKITNFIGVPSVDEYLAKIEKLGGKALMAKTAVPGMGYLAICMDTENNPFGIWEENEEAR
- a CDS encoding diacylglycerol/polyprenol kinase family protein; this encodes MANEYTQNLKCDYLDKRAVLKGEVERQLIHLSTGVILILLIRAAGDMALALLLFLLASHVAISVAILLDKIPLSLSASLCKWGRASKQTIPLKGTILLLCGITLSFILFPEEIVYASIAIVAFGDSVSTAAGVLAGKHKLPYSGKKTVEGTVSGIIAAFLASLFFVTPIQAFVGAAGGMLLESVIGLQTIRQFDSQMIFRFFFNDNFLIPPFSGLLMFIVGFLQ